In Phaeodactylum tricornutum CCAP 1055/1 chromosome 21, whole genome shotgun sequence, the following proteins share a genomic window:
- a CDS encoding predicted protein, whose protein sequence is MGTQAGYWRGCRRNGKSRTNVRSLVERDISIVVGWEGAVEWNGSYGTPLPTRGTVPPLEGPTRVSSYVTGHATTTHSLETNDRTVRRPVHYPNSFARSDGLERFPNGASSYGTRVEIVSRDSKMSGSPTSRTPGRTGAGAGVRQRSNHNHNNNNNGNSQPGRSSRNHNDTRRNASRSNNNNNNSSRHRHKGSSNPSSDGTQLLRDEDVLIAFMPYLKDSHSEAARIHQAYQSGSDQRAFLQAARAFLERQRRTAPSVAPPAATPEPAPAPTTLPATSADATLFPHPPLLQPTPSAMDQSPSDVHTMLFGPTSVSQHSLFSPLHPTQTEYRPEALEARGLDEASRSQRLPPPVPTNRPNPPHTHHHLNNNNNTLSMRSLEQGLHDLLNDEPVASLPVQGASIWGATPVDRIPHGPPPPVTPPRTDPLPSHAYPYNTVQSTATPWSSPSRTPIPPGLAPVFLAPTPSPAVPQTAADPPRQQTPKLSEVPPKTAKKEAPPPKRCWTYFHEQPGRLNVDGTSGEDSSVVLPLAPRSELTAHWTLPLTYLRQYALEHLGPRVGLEKVLAGLSVGLFRRGCTENGSQASIISKCVLGENNRTYKFWKDAASESVHGKVPFYSPRTPGHVILRMYWDKNPLYTLAMGPTLLVRVTENEFDGSVRFILSNFKAKKSNPTSLSSLHSLASVLETPLSRPNESAARATWGCVQEARKVLDACAAEYAKTSAKLSTLEETVDELKKRVEAEETSSPSDRSLTDGESRDGADPQLDSDLTLDLREKTKTLMGGRASCERKWRDSQLAFASILRAVVSNSTLSVLLRRDLITKMRIEYELWCPLSEEFAIPSDTAKMWYEPLKDLPHTITADDFRFYAQVRTKMQMRTLGFDPNLVSLEDILFPPIRGKTKQRVMDAGAVGVFNNVSAAMGQYFQNLYMDEDRIVRQRQMIQERTQHCVEECAAFPLGTKVVIFGSSANGFGSPKSDLDMCLQLPEGSRLNHEAGGEAMAKLAQYLDTFGMKSVDTARLTARIPIVMFQCPNPMSTGNGEDDLIECDLSMHNTLAVLNTALLRTYAEITPVTRVLAAIIKRWAKARDINNPARHTLSSYGYIIMLLHFLSYHKRNGNGLVSAVAPPEGNASSRKESDPSSTPLLPNLQWMDPAWPNFPKGTPYKELRSLPKDIKEHPLEEKKTINAYFYKPSTPNDKALLQMLFPGQDLSLAILLASFFRYYAYEFDYKRQVVSLHSTASRGVLEREVKAELDGWRNYSAALTIEDPFETFYDVAHVLRGGYYHRIRREFTVAYSKIADASAGRTGNWNKGDLRSMSGEELVDWICEPVSSESNDTNAP, encoded by the exons ATGGGCACGCAGGCTGGCTACTGGCGAGGCTGTCGGCGAAACGGGAAATCACGCACGAATGTCCGGTCGTTGGTCGAACGAGACATTTCGATCGTGGTTGGTTGGGAGGGGGCGGTGGAATGGAATGGATCGTACGGGACCCCCCTCCCCACCCGCGGGACGGTGCCACCCCTAGAGGGACCAACACGTGTGTCGTCCTACGTCACAGGACACGCAACAACGACACATTCCCTCGAAACGAATGACCGGACCGTGCGGCGCCCGGTTCACTACCCAAACTCGTTCGCTCGCTCGGACGGACTCGAACGATTCCCAAACGGTGCTTCCAGTTACGGTACTCGTGTGG AGATAg TAAGTAGGGACTCCAAAATGTCGGGTTCCCCCACGTCCCGGACTCCGGGACGCACCGGAGCCGGAGCCGGCGTCCGACAGCGATCCAACCACAACCACAATAATAACAATAACGGTAACAGTCAACCGGGACGATCCTCACGCAACCACAACGACACGCGTCGAAACGCGTCCCgatccaacaacaacaacaacaacagtagccGACACCGCCACAAAGGGTCATCCAACCCATCTTCCGACGGGACGCAGTTGCTGCGTGACGAG GATGTTCTCATTGCCTTTATGCCGTACCTCAAAGACAGTCATTCGGAAGCGGCACGAATACACCAAGCGTACCAGTCGGGCAGTGATCAGCGGGCCTTTCTGCAAGCGGCACGGGCCTTTTTGGAACGACAACGTCGCACTGCTCCGTCCGTAGCACCACCAGCGGCAACACCGGAACCAGCACCAGCACCCACCACGTTGCCGGCGACCAGTGCCGACGCTACGCTCTTCCCTCATCCGCCCCTTCTCCAACCGACCCCCTCGGCAATGGACCAGTCTCCATCCGATGTCCACACCATGCTGTTTGGACCCACCAGTGTGTCGCAGCATTCTCTCTTTTCCCCGTTACACCCGACGCAAACCGAATACCGTCCCGAAGCCCTCGAAGCGCGAGGACTCGATGAAGCCTCCCGTAGCCAACGTCTACCACCGCCCGTGCCCACCAATCGTCCCAACCCTCCACACACGCACCACCAcctcaacaacaacaataatacACTCTCCATGCGCTCTTTAGAACAAGGACTGCACGACCTTTTGAATGATGAGCCCGTGGCGTCTCTACCCGTACAGGGAGCATCCATCTGGGGTGCCACTCCGGTGGACAGAATACCCCACGGTCCTCCGCCTCCGGTGACTCCGCCCCGAACAGACCCGCTCCCGTCCCACGCGTACCCCTATAACACGGTGCAGTCGACTGCGACTCCCTGGTCCAGTCCCTCCCGTACCCCAATCCCACCGGGATTGGCTCCGGTCTTCTTGGCTCCCACTCCGTCCCCGGCGGTACCGCAAACCGCTGCCGATCCCCCCAGACAACAAACACCGAAACTGTCCGAAGTCCCACCCAAGAccgccaaaaaggaagcGCCCCCTCCGAAACGCTGCTGGACGTATTTTCACGAGCAGCCCGGTCGTTTGAACGTGGACGGAACATCCGGAGAAGACTCGAGCGTCGTTTTGCCTCTGGCTCCCCGCTCGGAATTGACGGCCCACTGGACGTTGCCCTTGACCTACTTGCGCCAGTACGCACTAGAACATTTGGGTCCCCGCGTAGGCTTGGAAAAAGTCCTGGCCGGACTCTCTGTGGGTCTCTTTCGACGGGGCTGCACCGAAAACGGCTCCCAGGCgtcaatcatttccaaaTGCGTCCTCGGTGAGAACAACCGCACCTACAAATTCTGGAAGGACGCCGCATCCGAGTCCGTCCACGGAAAAGTCCCCTTTTACTCTCCCCGGACGCCCGGTCACGTCATACTCCGTATGTACTGGGACAAGAATCCCCTCTACACATTGGCCATGGGGCCCACGCTGCTGGTCCGGGTCACCGAAAACGAATTTGACGGCAGCGTCCGCTTTATCCTCAGCAACTTCAAGGCCAAAAAATCGAATCCGACGTCTTTGTCCTCGCTCCACTCGTTGGCGTCGGTACTGGAGACGCCTTTGAGTCGACCGAACGAGTCGGCGGCTCGCGCAACGTGGGGTTGCGTGCAAGAGGCCCGCAAAGTCCTGGACGCTTGCGCGGCGGAATACGCCAAAACCAGTGCCAAACTCTCCACGTTGGAAGAGACCGTGGACGAACTCAAGAAGCGTGTGGAGGCCGAGGAAACTTCCTCGCCGAGTGATCGTTCTCTTACGGACGGCGAAAGCCGCGACGGGGCGGATCCGCAGCTCGACTCGGATCTTACTTTGGACTTGCGGGAAAAGACCAAGACCTTGATGGGTGGACGGGCCTCCTGTGAACGCAAATGGAGAGATTCCCAATTGGCCTTTGCCAGTATCCTCCGCGCCGTCGTGAGCAATTCCACCCTGTCCGTACTACTGCGTCGGGACTTGATTACGAAAATGCGGATCGAATACGAACTCTGGTGTCCCCTGTCGGAAGAATTTGCCATTCCCAGTGACACGGCCAAAATGTGGTACGAGCCACTGAAGGATCTGCCACACACCATCACAGCGGACGATTTTCGTTTCTACGCGCAAGTACGCACGAAAATGCAAATGCGGACTCTGGGGTTCGACCCCAATCTCGTTTCCCTCGAAGATATTCTTTTCCCGCCCATTCGCGGCAAGACCAAGCAGAGAGTCATGGATGCGGGCGCGGTTGGCGTTTTCAACAACGTGTCCGCGGCCATGGGTCAATACTTTCAAAATCTCTACATGGACGAGGACCGTATCGTGCGTCAAAGACAGATGATACAAGAACGTACCCAGCACTGTGTTGAGGAGTGCGCCGCCTTCCCGCTGGGGACCAAGGTAGTCATCTTTGGTTCGTCGGCGAACGGTTTCGGATCTCCCAAATCAGACCTGGACATGTGCTTACAACTTCCCGAGGGCTCCAGATTGAACCACGAAGCAGGTGGGGAAGCCATGGCAAAATTGGCGCAGTACTTGGACACTTTTGGCATGAAGAGTGTGGATACGGCTCGTCTTACCGCTCGTATTCCCATCGTCATGTTTCAATGTCCCAACCCCATGTCCACAGGAAACGGTGAGGACGATCTAATTGAGTGCGATCTGTCCATGCACAATACTCTGGCCGTTCTGAATACGGCACTCTTGCGGACCTATGCGGAAATTACTCCCGTCACTCGTGTTTTGGCTGCCATTATCAAGCGATGGGCGAAAGCCCGCGACATCAACAATCCAGCTCGACACACTTTGAGTAGCTATGGCTACATCATAATGCTTCTACACTTTCTTTCCTATCATAAACGCAACGGCAATGGCCTCGTTTCGGCGGTCGCTCCGCCGGAAGGAAACGCGAGCTCGCGGAAGGAGTCCGACCCGTCGTCGACTCCGCTGCTACCCAACCTACAGTGGATGGATCCCGCGTGGCCCAACTTTCCTAAAGGAACGCCTTACAAAGAGCTTCGCTCGCTACCGAAAGACATAAAGGAACATCCACTTGAAGAGAAGAAGACCATTAATGCCTACTTTTACAAGCCCAGTACACCCAACGATAAGGCTCTTTTGCAAATGCTTTTTCCCGGTCAGGATCTTTCTCTTGCCATTCTGTTGGCCTCCTTTTTCCGATACTATGCATACGAATTCGACTACAAACGACAAGTTGTAAGTCTACACTCAACGGCCTCCCGTGGTGTTTTGGAACGCGAGGTCAAGGCCGAATTGGATGGGTGGAGAAACTACAGTGCCGCCTTGACTATCGAAGATCCGTTCGAGACCTTTTACGACGTGGCGCACGTTTTGCGCGGTGGATACTACCACCGCATTCGGCGCGAATTTACCGTGGCGTATTCCAAAATTGCCGACGCCTCTGCTGGACGTACAGGCAACTGGAATAAGGGAGATTTGCGATCAATGAGTGGGGAAGAGCTGGTTGACTGGATATGTGAACCCGTGTCGAGTGAATCCAACGATACCAATGCCCCTTGA
- a CDS encoding predicted protein, whose translation MKATSVSTPNIHLWSSRHTVVSGTTGTDPSVPNQSGSASLPPRSAWVRTCLCARNLLMFAIVALHFSSFLFVLQSPADRDPESLVPDERNVRRRHQNQSVSIPVFIPTTSTPAAAATSWLATGSSQPRAPSSPYAYTFVIGAIHEDRPAYKGFIYDILVSFHSLQKLGSQADFWVLAQLAPDSNLTELPAEDMRALHTLGVRVKMLPQSESDSFAEFVYNKFLVFRMTEYRRVLFLDADLIPLANLDYLFHLSDQGEASLIRPNLIIATRGEPCNAGFFMVEPHEKAWQRLQGIVARHHEEAKTLPYPHFDWRNGWGHNFQKAGDEWRAVLRNGQAWRFHAGHSDQGLLYYFLKYAQQDVTLVIGERVENWVPGTVDGQPQMAANLTTPFNNYTTDEARAKKSSCLVQNTAYECVPPYRDFMHFSGSSKPWQGMLPRAFVLAHEGLDRWEKLPTPLWPSLLWFKELIEVNDLLQLGLDVENWNEQHLPRMKDSPMGYIAKFADHANHVHGASS comes from the coding sequence ATGAAGGCCACGTCCGTTTCGACCCCCAACATCCACCTTTGGTCATCGCGGCACACTGTGGTCAGTGGCACAACCGGGACAGACCCATCAGTACCAAACCAGTCGGGGTCGGCCTCGTTGCCGCCACGCAGTGCGTGGGTGCGTACGTGTCTGTGCGCGCGCAACCTTTTGATGTTTGCCATTGTTGCGCTCCACTTCTCCTCCTTTCTGTTCGTACTGCAATCTCCGGCCGATCGAGATCCGGAATCGTTGGTGCCGGACGAGCGGAATGTAAGGAGACGGCACCAAAATCAATCCGTGTCGATTCCGGTGTTCATACCCACTACGAGTACCCCTGCCGCTGCCGCTACTTCCTGGCTAGCCACTGGCTCGTCCCAGCCCCGAGCACCATCGTCACCGTACGCCTACACTTTTGTTATTGGAGCCATTCACGAAGATCGACCCGCCTACAAGGGATTCATCTACGACATTCTCGTATCCTTTCATTCCTTGCAAAAACTCGGCTCGCAAGCCGATTTCTGGGTCCTCGCACAGCTCGCCCCCGATTCGAATCTGACCGAGCTTCCCGCGGAAGACATGCGCGCTCTCCATACATTGGGCGTTCGCGTGAAAATGCTGCCCCAATCCGAGTCCGACTCGTTCGCCGAATTCGTGTACAACAAAttcctcgtcttccggaTGACCGAATACCGACGCGTTCTTTTTCTCGACGCCGACCTTATCCCCCTTGCCAATCTCGACTACCTATTCCATCTATCGGACCAGGGCGAAGCATCCCTCATCCGACCCAATCTCATTATTGCTACTCGAGGCGAGCCCTGTAACGCGGGGTTTTTCATGGTCGAGCCCCACGAAAAGGCCTGGCAACGGCTGCAAGGCATTGTGGCCCGGCACCACGAGGAAGCCAAAACCTTGCCTTATCCTCACTTTGACTGGCGGAACGGCTGGGGTCACAACTTTCAAAAGGCAGGAGACGAATGGCGCGCAGTCCTGCGCAACGGTCAAGCCTGGCGCTTCCACGCCGGTCACTCCGACCAAGGATTGCTGTACTACTTTTTGAAGTACGCCCAACAGGACGTAACTCTGGTCATTGGCGAACGGGTGGAAAACTGGGTGCCGGGGACAGTCGACGGCCAACCCCAAATGGCGGCCAATCTCACCACTCCGTTCAACAATTACACAACGGACGAAGCCAGGGCAAAGAAGTCGTCCTGTCTCGTTCAAAATACTGCCTACGAGTGCGTGCCTCCCTACCGTGATTTTATGCACTTTAGCGGTTCCTCCAAACCTTGGCAAGGGATGCTGCCGAGGGCGTTCGTGTTGGCGCATGAGGGACTGGACCGGTGGGAAAAGTTACCAACTCCGTTGTGGCCCAGTCTTCTTTGGTTCAAGGAATTGATCGAAGTGAACGATCTACTCCAACTCGGCTTGGACGTAGAAAATTGGAACGAACAGCACTTGCCGCGAATGAAAGATTCCCCCATGGGATACATTGCCAAATTTGCGGATCACGCCAACCACGTGCACGGCGCTTCTTCATAA